The following proteins are encoded in a genomic region of Variovorax paradoxus:
- a CDS encoding CobD/CbiB family protein, giving the protein MSFFAILCALLIEQVRPLASHNPVYGGVLAWTRWTSRNFDAGKPHHGWVAWGLAVLVPTLLTLGIHLLLVYTLGLPFAVLWSIAVLYVTLGFRQFSHHFTDIRDALDEGDEPLARSLLAHWQGVDAAELPRSEIVRHVIEHSVIAAHRHVFGVLAWFSILAAMGLGPAGAVFYRMSEFVSRYWMHKNGAAVQPSSVSVQKAADRAWHAIDWLPARITALGFAVVGSFEEAIDCWRNDARRFRSENDGVILAATSGAVNVRLGGGALSPIPVTDPLPRAQAGDSMADDRPPDSGSTPGREPEPGHLRSVVGLVWRSVVMWMVLLALLTLARLLG; this is encoded by the coding sequence ATGAGCTTCTTTGCCATCCTGTGTGCGTTGCTGATCGAGCAGGTGAGGCCGCTCGCCTCCCACAATCCGGTGTATGGCGGCGTGCTGGCATGGACGCGCTGGACCAGCCGCAACTTCGACGCCGGCAAGCCGCATCACGGATGGGTCGCCTGGGGCCTCGCGGTGCTCGTGCCTACGCTGTTGACGCTCGGCATTCACCTGCTGCTGGTGTACACGCTGGGGCTGCCTTTCGCGGTGCTCTGGAGCATTGCGGTGCTCTACGTCACGCTCGGGTTCCGGCAGTTCAGCCATCATTTCACCGACATTCGCGATGCGCTCGACGAAGGCGACGAGCCGCTCGCGCGCTCGCTGCTGGCGCACTGGCAGGGCGTGGACGCGGCCGAGCTGCCGCGCAGCGAAATCGTGCGCCACGTGATCGAGCATTCGGTGATTGCGGCGCATCGCCATGTGTTCGGCGTGCTGGCGTGGTTCTCGATACTCGCCGCCATGGGGCTGGGGCCGGCCGGCGCGGTGTTCTATCGCATGAGCGAATTCGTGTCGCGCTACTGGATGCACAAGAACGGCGCGGCGGTGCAGCCTTCGAGCGTCTCGGTGCAAAAGGCCGCTGATCGCGCCTGGCATGCGATCGACTGGCTGCCCGCGCGCATCACCGCGCTGGGCTTCGCCGTCGTCGGCAGTTTTGAAGAAGCGATCGATTGCTGGCGCAACGATGCACGGCGCTTTCGCAGCGAGAACGACGGAGTGATTCTCGCGGCGACCTCGGGTGCCGTGAACGTGCGCCTGGGCGGTGGAGCGCTCAGCCCCATTCCGGTCACCGACCCGCTGCCGCGTGCGCAAGCCGGGGATTCGATGGCCGATGACCGCCCGCCCGACAGCGGCAGCACGCCGGGCCGCGAGCCCGAGCCCGGCCATCTGCGCAGCGTGGTCGGCCTGGTCTGGCGCTCGGTCGTGATGTGGATGGTGCTGCTGGCCTTGCTCACGCTGGCTCGCCTGCTCGGCTGA
- a CDS encoding CoA pyrophosphatase, producing the protein MQFAPVEPVNAVVPPTLLPIDPRKAPVVGGPDGLPAVAPAQLTPEGLRRRFAAPPEWTPELRREPRMTDRAPAQAAVLVPIVQRPQGATVLLTERTAHLSNHSGQVAFPGGRVDPEDANIAAAALREAWEEVGLSAQFVEVLGSLPTYTTVTSFVVTPVVALVKPDFELAINPYEVALAFEVPLAWLMDPANHRRHTVPAPDGTRREWYSMPYQDGTEERFVWGATAGMLRNLYRFLSA; encoded by the coding sequence ATGCAATTTGCACCCGTCGAACCCGTCAATGCCGTGGTGCCCCCCACGCTGCTGCCGATCGACCCGCGCAAGGCGCCCGTGGTCGGCGGTCCGGACGGCCTGCCCGCCGTGGCACCCGCGCAGTTGACGCCCGAGGGCCTGCGCAGGCGCTTCGCGGCGCCGCCGGAGTGGACGCCCGAGCTTCGGCGCGAGCCCCGCATGACCGATCGCGCGCCCGCGCAGGCGGCGGTGCTGGTGCCCATCGTGCAGCGTCCGCAAGGCGCGACCGTGCTGCTGACCGAGCGCACGGCGCACCTGTCGAATCACTCGGGCCAGGTCGCATTTCCAGGGGGCCGCGTCGATCCGGAAGACGCGAACATTGCGGCGGCTGCGCTGCGCGAGGCCTGGGAAGAAGTGGGCTTGTCCGCCCAGTTCGTCGAGGTGCTTGGAAGCCTTCCAACCTACACCACCGTCACTTCGTTCGTCGTGACGCCCGTGGTCGCACTCGTGAAGCCCGACTTCGAGCTGGCCATCAATCCCTACGAAGTGGCACTGGCCTTCGAAGTGCCGCTGGCCTGGCTCATGGACCCGGCCAACCACCGCCGCCATACCGTGCCCGCGCCGGACGGCACGCGGCGCGAGTGGTACTCGATGCCCTATCAAGACGGCACGGAAGAACGCTTCGTGTGGGGCGCGACTGCCGGCATGCTGCGCAATCTCTACCGTTTTCTCAGCGCCTGA
- the rplS gene encoding 50S ribosomal protein L19: MNLIETLEQEEIARLGKKIPDFMPGDTVIVSVSVVEGTRKRVQAYEGVVIAKRNRGLNSGFTVRKISSGEGVERTFQTYSPLIAGIEVKRRGDVRRAKLYYLRERSGRSARIKEKLPSKSTAAAK, translated from the coding sequence ATGAACCTCATCGAAACCCTCGAGCAGGAAGAAATCGCCCGCCTCGGCAAGAAGATCCCCGATTTCATGCCCGGTGACACGGTCATCGTCAGCGTGAGCGTCGTCGAAGGCACCCGCAAGCGCGTGCAGGCCTACGAAGGCGTCGTGATCGCCAAGCGCAATCGCGGCCTCAACAGCGGCTTCACGGTGCGCAAGATCTCCAGCGGCGAAGGCGTGGAGCGTACGTTCCAGACCTACAGCCCGCTGATCGCCGGCATCGAAGTCAAGCGCCGCGGCGATGTGCGCCGCGCCAAGCTGTACTACCTGCGCGAACGCAGCGGCCGCTCGGCACGTATCAAGGAAAAGCTGCCAAGCAAGTCGACGGCTGCTGCCAAGTAA
- the trmD gene encoding tRNA (guanosine(37)-N1)-methyltransferase TrmD, translating into MRFDVLTLFPELFAPFMASGVTRRAYESKQVEVVLWNPRDFAQGNYKRVDDRPFGGGPGMVMMAEPLSACLDAALAARGSPAPVVLFSPIGEALRHEAVERWSASEGAVLVCGRYEGIDQRFIDTRVTHQISLGDFILSGGEIAAMALLDAVARLQPGVLGDEASHVQDSFNPALDGLLDCPHYTRPEQWNGQGVPAPLLSGHHVQIERWRRDQRLAITAARRPDLIAAARAAGRLNQADETALKKKL; encoded by the coding sequence ATGCGCTTCGACGTCCTCACGCTCTTTCCCGAACTGTTCGCGCCCTTCATGGCCAGCGGCGTGACGCGCCGCGCCTACGAGTCGAAGCAGGTCGAGGTCGTGCTCTGGAATCCACGCGATTTCGCACAGGGAAACTACAAGCGCGTGGACGACCGGCCGTTCGGCGGCGGCCCGGGCATGGTGATGATGGCCGAGCCGCTCTCGGCCTGTCTCGATGCAGCGCTGGCCGCGCGCGGCTCGCCGGCGCCCGTCGTGTTGTTTTCACCCATTGGCGAGGCGCTGCGGCATGAAGCGGTCGAGCGCTGGTCTGCCAGCGAAGGCGCGGTGCTGGTCTGCGGCCGCTACGAAGGCATCGACCAGCGCTTCATCGACACGCGCGTGACCCATCAGATCAGCCTCGGCGACTTCATTCTCTCCGGCGGCGAGATTGCGGCCATGGCGTTGCTCGATGCCGTGGCCCGGCTGCAGCCCGGCGTGCTGGGCGACGAAGCCAGCCACGTGCAGGACAGCTTCAACCCCGCGCTCGACGGCTTGCTCGACTGCCCGCATTACACGCGGCCTGAGCAATGGAACGGGCAGGGCGTGCCGGCGCCGCTGCTCTCGGGACACCATGTGCAGATCGAGCGTTGGCGGCGCGACCAGCGGCTGGCCATTACCGCGGCCCGCCGGCCCGACCTGATTGCCGCTGCGCGCGCTGCCGGGCGGCTGAACCAGGCCGATGAGACGGCGCTGAAAAAAAAGCTATAA
- the rimM gene encoding ribosome maturation factor RimM (Essential for efficient processing of 16S rRNA), giving the protein MLPALETAELPADAIEVGRIADAWGIKGWFKVLPHSAQPEALFSSKRWFLQAPGASATAAFRLAIREAKEHSDCIVASSEEVPDRNAAEALRGARVFVPRSSFPTAGDDEYYWVDLIGLSVVNREGVTLGTVRELLATGPQTTLVLTAEEDGKTVERMVPFVSVFVDKVDLAGRLITVDWQPDF; this is encoded by the coding sequence ATGTTGCCCGCACTCGAAACCGCCGAATTGCCGGCGGATGCGATCGAGGTAGGACGCATCGCCGATGCATGGGGCATCAAGGGCTGGTTCAAGGTCCTGCCCCACAGCGCCCAGCCCGAGGCGCTTTTTTCTTCCAAGCGTTGGTTTCTGCAGGCTCCCGGAGCCTCGGCAACCGCAGCTTTCCGGCTCGCAATCCGCGAAGCCAAAGAACATTCCGACTGCATCGTCGCCTCCTCCGAAGAGGTGCCTGACCGCAATGCGGCCGAGGCGCTTCGCGGCGCGCGCGTGTTCGTGCCGCGCTCGAGCTTCCCGACCGCCGGCGACGACGAGTACTACTGGGTCGACCTGATCGGCCTTTCGGTGGTCAATCGTGAAGGCGTGACGCTCGGCACGGTGCGCGAGCTGCTCGCCACGGGTCCGCAGACCACGCTGGTGCTCACGGCCGAGGAAGACGGCAAGACCGTCGAACGCATGGTTCCCTTCGTCTCGGTCTTCGTCGACAAGGTCGATCTGGCCGGCCGTCTCATCACGGTCGACTGGCAACCAGACTTCTGA
- the rpsP gene encoding 30S ribosomal protein S16, with amino-acid sequence MVVIRLSRGGSKGRPFFNIVVSDKRVRRDGRFIERLGFYNPTAKENEESIRIAQDRLAYWKSVGAQASPTVLRLIKQAAAAAPQAAA; translated from the coding sequence ATGGTCGTCATTCGACTTTCCCGCGGCGGCTCCAAAGGCCGTCCGTTCTTCAACATCGTCGTGTCGGACAAGCGCGTTCGCCGCGATGGCCGTTTCATCGAGCGCCTGGGTTTCTACAACCCGACCGCCAAGGAAAACGAAGAAAGCATCCGTATCGCCCAGGACCGCCTGGCGTACTGGAAGAGCGTCGGCGCACAAGCTTCGCCCACCGTTCTGCGCCTGATCAAGCAAGCTGCAGCCGCAGCCCCCCAGGCGGCAGCCTGA
- a CDS encoding GNAT family N-acetyltransferase: MTLTIRPSRDEDVASITAIYAHHVRYGTGTFETEPPSVADMVARRADVLGKNLPYLVAEEDGEVLGFAYCNWFKPRPAYRFSAEDSIYMSEAARGKGLGARLLAALSQAAEAAGIRKLIAVIGDSANAGSIGVHRSQGFTQVGVLKDCGWKFGEWRDVVLMEKVLGEGSTTKPE; this comes from the coding sequence ATGACCCTCACCATTCGCCCCAGCCGCGACGAAGACGTCGCGTCGATCACGGCCATATATGCCCACCACGTGCGCTACGGCACCGGCACTTTCGAAACCGAGCCGCCCTCTGTGGCCGACATGGTCGCGCGCCGCGCCGACGTGCTCGGCAAGAACCTGCCCTACCTCGTCGCCGAGGAAGATGGCGAAGTGTTGGGTTTTGCCTACTGCAACTGGTTCAAGCCGCGTCCGGCCTACCGCTTTTCGGCGGAAGACTCGATCTACATGTCGGAAGCCGCGCGCGGCAAGGGCCTGGGCGCGCGGTTGCTGGCCGCTCTCTCGCAGGCCGCCGAAGCGGCTGGCATCCGCAAGCTGATCGCCGTCATCGGCGATTCGGCCAATGCCGGTTCGATCGGCGTCCATCGCAGCCAGGGCTTCACGCAGGTGGGTGTGCTGAAGGACTGCGGCTGGAAGTTCGGCGAATGGCGCGACGTGGTCCTGATGGAAAAAGTGCTGGGCGAAGGCAGCACCACAAAACCCGAATGA
- a CDS encoding NINE protein, giving the protein MKNKTIAAWLSFLGGPLGLHRFYLRGMGDWLGWLLPIPTALGLYGIERARMYGLDDGWSWVLIPLLGFTIAGCALMAIIYGLMTPEKWNARFNAGALPDAAPGRTNWATIGAVVLALLFGTTVLMASIVFSFQRYFEHQVEEGRKISQ; this is encoded by the coding sequence ATGAAAAACAAGACCATTGCCGCCTGGCTCTCCTTCCTGGGCGGCCCGCTGGGCCTGCACCGCTTCTATCTGCGCGGCATGGGCGACTGGCTCGGCTGGCTGCTGCCCATTCCGACGGCGCTCGGCCTCTACGGCATCGAGCGCGCGCGCATGTACGGGCTGGACGACGGCTGGAGCTGGGTGCTGATTCCGCTGCTGGGCTTCACCATCGCGGGATGCGCGCTGATGGCCATCATCTACGGCCTCATGACGCCGGAAAAGTGGAACGCCCGCTTCAACGCCGGCGCGCTGCCGGACGCCGCGCCGGGCCGCACGAACTGGGCCACGATCGGGGCCGTGGTGCTGGCGCTTCTCTTCGGCACCACGGTGCTGATGGCCAGCATCGTGTTCAGCTTCCAGCGCTATTTCGAACACCAGGTCGAAGAAGGCCGGAAGATTTCGCAGTAG
- a CDS encoding dTDP-4-dehydrorhamnose 3,5-epimerase family protein: MIQISRLPLRPHGDERGSVTELFRQSWSTPEQPAPVQWNLLRSARNVLRGVHVHLTHFDNLVVLEGTMHLGLCDLREASPEFGRSSLIALRGEEPTMVVIPPGVAHGFYFDAPCLAVYGMSHDWAPETDELGCLWNDPELKIPWPASCASPLLSSRDRDAGNLATLLQHMATAGATQ, from the coding sequence ATGATCCAGATCAGCCGCCTGCCACTTCGCCCTCACGGAGACGAACGAGGCTCCGTCACGGAATTGTTTCGTCAATCGTGGAGCACCCCGGAGCAGCCGGCCCCTGTCCAGTGGAACCTTCTGCGCTCGGCCCGCAACGTCTTGCGCGGCGTGCATGTGCACCTGACCCACTTCGACAATCTCGTCGTCTTGGAGGGCACGATGCACCTGGGCCTGTGCGACCTGCGCGAAGCTTCGCCGGAGTTCGGGCGGAGCTCGTTGATTGCGCTGCGCGGCGAAGAGCCGACGATGGTGGTGATTCCGCCCGGGGTGGCGCACGGCTTCTACTTCGACGCACCCTGTCTCGCGGTCTATGGCATGTCCCACGACTGGGCTCCGGAGACCGATGAGTTGGGCTGCCTTTGGAACGACCCCGAGCTGAAAATTCCGTGGCCCGCGAGCTGCGCCTCGCCCCTGCTGTCGAGCCGCGACCGCGACGCCGGCAACCTGGCGACGTTGTTGCAGCACATGGCCACTGCGGGAGCGACCCAATGA
- a CDS encoding Gfo/Idh/MocA family protein, with protein MIRIGLAGCGRWGRLILRDLRALNCKVAVTVPSQEGQRAALAAGAERALGHIRELPECDAYVVAVPTVSHGEVVLELAARGRPVFCEKPLTADVASARRIVEAAGGRVFVMDKWRYHPGVHLLRDIARSQELGPVQGIHATRVQWGCPHDDVDPVWILMPHDLSIALEILGELPTPKLAKAESDAQGLTTLSAWLDGPVWMHCEIGVRSPRHRRVIELRCRDGVAVLGDAYDEHVAVLRTGERMAGQPAPEWERRPFAATMPLLDELASFVAHVAGTGPAPKSSAQEGLRIVETIARIRALAGLGGND; from the coding sequence ATGATTCGCATCGGACTCGCGGGCTGCGGCCGATGGGGCCGCCTGATCCTGCGCGACCTGCGCGCACTGAACTGCAAGGTGGCCGTCACGGTGCCCAGCCAAGAAGGCCAACGCGCGGCACTGGCTGCTGGCGCGGAACGCGCACTGGGCCATATCCGCGAATTGCCCGAGTGCGACGCCTATGTGGTGGCCGTGCCGACCGTCTCGCATGGCGAGGTGGTGCTCGAGCTGGCGGCGCGAGGCCGCCCGGTTTTTTGTGAAAAACCCCTGACGGCGGATGTTGCCAGTGCGCGGCGCATCGTGGAGGCCGCCGGCGGCCGAGTGTTCGTGATGGACAAGTGGCGCTACCACCCGGGCGTACACCTTCTGCGCGACATCGCGAGAAGCCAGGAACTGGGCCCCGTGCAGGGCATACACGCCACGCGGGTGCAATGGGGCTGTCCGCACGATGACGTGGATCCGGTCTGGATCCTGATGCCGCACGACCTGAGCATCGCCCTGGAAATTTTGGGCGAGCTGCCGACACCGAAGCTGGCCAAGGCGGAATCCGATGCACAAGGCCTCACCACGCTGAGTGCCTGGCTGGACGGCCCGGTCTGGATGCACTGCGAGATCGGGGTGCGCTCGCCCCGGCACCGCCGGGTGATCGAACTGCGCTGCCGCGACGGGGTGGCAGTGCTCGGCGACGCCTATGACGAGCACGTGGCCGTGTTGCGAACGGGCGAACGCATGGCCGGACAACCGGCGCCCGAATGGGAGCGGCGCCCCTTCGCGGCGACCATGCCGCTGCTGGACGAGTTGGCCAGCTTCGTGGCGCATGTCGCGGGCACCGGACCGGCGCCGAAAAGCAGCGCGCAGGAAGGCCTGCGCATCGTGGAAACCATCGCGCGGATCCGGGCGCTGGCCGGCCTCGGGGGAAATGACTGA
- a CDS encoding glycosyltransferase family 2 protein, with product MPDFTVLIPTHNHEDTLRYSVASVQWQTRQDFELFIVGDGVGDRTREVVAELIAHDDRIRFFDNPKGQRNGERARHEALQQASGRFVCYQSDEDLWMPEHLETMAGLLEHHDLAHTMQIEVAPDGSVLTAVFDAAADPLAIRKMERREAGFGLCTGGHRLDAYRKLSDGWMPAPSHMASDLHFWLQFLYQPWCRYVSHKWPEVLHLSSDTRRALDTRERVDEIARCWSNVQTPQQRAAIVRRSMTPLLEQFARSRPANDPALTNAINGLKQQLSDPQKDLPPALHPYAMGEVIRFGTTAATLRYIHVGLLDPEPWGCWTGSTPAQIVLPLAAPMERRVVLHLEAIALLHPPARAVSAFEIKVNGQTVLHVHEGRSHADYAVDIPAALCANLRVMVLEFVPLMPASPQELGLNTDARALGIGLMSLSIDDGSGPA from the coding sequence ATGCCCGATTTCACGGTGCTGATTCCCACCCACAACCACGAGGACACGCTGCGCTACTCGGTCGCGAGCGTGCAATGGCAAACCCGTCAGGATTTCGAACTGTTCATCGTCGGCGACGGCGTTGGCGACCGCACCCGCGAGGTGGTGGCCGAGCTGATCGCCCACGACGACCGGATCCGCTTCTTCGACAATCCCAAGGGACAGCGCAATGGCGAGCGGGCCCGCCATGAGGCACTGCAGCAGGCCAGCGGGCGGTTCGTGTGCTACCAGAGCGACGAAGATCTGTGGATGCCCGAACACCTGGAAACCATGGCCGGACTGCTCGAGCACCACGACCTGGCGCACACCATGCAGATCGAAGTGGCGCCGGACGGCTCGGTGCTCACAGCGGTGTTCGACGCCGCGGCCGACCCGCTTGCAATCCGCAAGATGGAACGCAGGGAGGCCGGGTTCGGGCTGTGCACCGGCGGCCACAGGCTGGACGCCTATCGCAAGCTGTCCGACGGCTGGATGCCGGCGCCATCGCACATGGCAAGCGATCTGCACTTCTGGCTTCAGTTTCTCTACCAGCCGTGGTGCCGGTACGTCTCGCACAAGTGGCCCGAGGTGCTGCATCTGTCGTCGGACACCCGGCGTGCACTCGATACCCGCGAGCGAGTCGACGAGATCGCGCGCTGCTGGAGCAACGTGCAGACGCCACAGCAACGGGCCGCCATCGTACGGCGAAGCATGACGCCCCTGCTGGAACAATTCGCCCGCTCGCGTCCAGCGAACGACCCGGCGCTGACCAACGCAATCAATGGCTTGAAGCAGCAGCTGAGCGATCCGCAGAAAGACCTTCCGCCAGCCCTGCATCCCTACGCCATGGGCGAAGTGATCCGTTTCGGCACGACCGCGGCAACGCTTCGGTACATCCATGTCGGTCTATTGGACCCCGAACCCTGGGGCTGCTGGACCGGCTCGACGCCGGCCCAGATCGTGCTGCCGCTGGCCGCGCCGATGGAGAGGCGGGTGGTGCTGCACCTGGAGGCGATTGCGCTGCTGCACCCGCCCGCGCGGGCCGTGAGCGCCTTCGAGATCAAGGTCAACGGGCAGACCGTGCTCCATGTTCACGAGGGCAGGTCGCACGCCGACTACGCGGTGGACATACCGGCCGCGCTGTGCGCCAATCTCCGGGTCATGGTGCTCGAATTCGTTCCACTGATGCCCGCCAGTCCGCAAGAGCTGGGACTGAACACCGATGCGAGAGCGCTGGGAATCGGGCTGATGAGCCTGTCGATCGATGACGGCTCAGGGCCAGCCTGA
- a CDS encoding inorganic phosphate transporter: MATVQVALWVVMVLVALAILFDFMNGFHDAANSIATVVSTGVLKPGHAVLFAAFFNLIAIFIFHLSVAATVGKGIAQPGVVDVHVVFGALIGAISWNLVTWYYGIPSSSSHALIGGIVGAVIAKSGTTGLVAGGIWKTVAFIFVSPFLGFVLGSMMMVLVAWGFRRATPSRVDRWFRRLQLVSAGAYSLGHGGNDAQKTIGIIWMLLIATGYASATDASPPTWTIVSCYTAIALGTMFGGWRIVKTMGQKITKLKPVGGFCAETGGALTLFLATALGIPVSTTHTITGAIVGVGSAQRASAVRWGVAGTIVWAWIFTIPASAFVAAIAYWVSLQIF, from the coding sequence ATGGCAACGGTTCAGGTCGCCCTCTGGGTGGTAATGGTGCTGGTCGCGCTGGCGATCCTGTTCGACTTCATGAACGGCTTCCACGATGCGGCGAACTCGATCGCCACCGTGGTGTCGACCGGCGTGCTCAAGCCGGGGCACGCCGTGCTGTTTGCCGCCTTCTTCAACCTGATCGCGATCTTCATCTTTCACCTGAGCGTGGCGGCCACGGTCGGCAAGGGCATCGCCCAGCCCGGGGTGGTCGATGTGCACGTGGTTTTCGGCGCGCTCATCGGCGCTATCAGCTGGAACCTGGTGACCTGGTACTACGGTATTCCGAGCAGCTCGTCGCATGCGCTGATCGGCGGCATCGTCGGGGCCGTGATCGCGAAGAGCGGTACCACGGGCCTGGTGGCGGGGGGCATCTGGAAGACCGTGGCCTTCATCTTCGTTTCGCCGTTCCTCGGATTCGTGCTGGGCTCGATGATGATGGTGCTGGTGGCCTGGGGTTTCCGACGCGCCACCCCGTCGCGGGTCGACCGCTGGTTCAGGCGACTGCAGCTGGTTTCGGCCGGGGCCTACAGCCTGGGCCACGGCGGCAACGACGCGCAGAAGACCATCGGCATCATCTGGATGCTGCTGATTGCCACCGGCTACGCCTCCGCCACCGATGCAAGCCCGCCCACCTGGACCATCGTGAGCTGCTATACCGCGATTGCCCTCGGCACCATGTTCGGTGGCTGGCGCATCGTCAAGACCATGGGGCAGAAGATCACCAAGCTGAAGCCGGTGGGCGGCTTCTGCGCCGAAACCGGCGGCGCGCTGACGCTGTTCCTTGCGACCGCGCTGGGCATTCCGGTGTCGACCACCCACACCATCACCGGCGCGATCGTCGGCGTGGGCTCCGCACAGCGCGCCAGCGCCGTGCGCTGGGGCGTGGCGGGCACCATTGTCTGGGCCTGGATCTTCACGATTCCCGCGTCGGCCTTCGTGGCCGCCATCGCCTACTGGGTCAGCCTGCAGATTTTCTGA
- a CDS encoding DUF47 domain-containing protein, with protein sequence MFGKLLPREGNFFEMFNQHAERIVEAARAFEQLVANYNDVHLREQYNRDVDNAERAADRVTHDVNRLIHKTFITPIDREQIHKLINTMDDVADLIQDSAETMALYDVRHMTDEIVRLTALSVKCCDRLKDAVKFLGKIADPAVAEATLKTCEEIDRLESDADRVMRSAMSKLFREEPDVREVIKLKAIYELLETITDKCEDVANVIEGIVLENS encoded by the coding sequence ATGTTCGGCAAGCTGCTGCCCCGCGAGGGTAATTTTTTCGAGATGTTCAACCAGCACGCCGAGCGCATCGTCGAAGCGGCGCGGGCGTTCGAGCAACTCGTGGCCAACTACAACGACGTGCATCTGCGCGAGCAGTACAACCGCGATGTCGACAACGCCGAGCGCGCGGCCGACCGTGTCACGCACGACGTCAACCGGCTGATTCACAAGACCTTCATCACGCCCATCGACCGCGAGCAGATCCACAAGCTCATCAACACGATGGACGACGTGGCCGACCTGATCCAGGATTCGGCCGAGACCATGGCGCTGTACGACGTGCGCCACATGACCGACGAGATCGTGCGCCTTACCGCGCTCAGCGTGAAGTGCTGCGACCGCCTCAAGGACGCCGTCAAGTTCCTCGGCAAGATCGCCGATCCGGCCGTGGCCGAAGCCACGCTCAAGACCTGCGAGGAAATCGACCGCCTCGAGTCCGACGCCGACCGTGTGATGCGCAGTGCCATGAGCAAGCTGTTCCGCGAGGAGCCCGATGTGCGCGAGGTGATCAAGCTCAAGGCAATCTACGAATTGCTCGAGACGATCACCGACAAATGCGAGGACGTGGCCAATGTGATCGAGGGCATCGTCCTCGAGAACTCCTGA
- the folK gene encoding 2-amino-4-hydroxy-6-hydroxymethyldihydropteridine diphosphokinase: MSAPNHRPKDGKSGKSGGKSQPAPRGSASKPKSGSTSARRAPSRPSGKAVPASPAARRPREDYPTVQAFVAIGANLGDAQAAVKAAMEAIDGIERTQVTARSSLYRSAPVDATGPDFINAVVAVRTGLTAEAFLSELHLLEDQAGRERSFPNAPRTLDLDLLMHGNSVKDTPALTLPHPRMRERAFVLKPLAEIAPDKVPRVALSRVSSQVIERIRD, encoded by the coding sequence ATGAGCGCACCCAACCATCGGCCGAAGGACGGCAAGAGCGGCAAGAGTGGTGGCAAGAGCCAGCCGGCGCCGCGCGGCAGTGCCTCCAAGCCGAAGAGCGGCTCGACCTCGGCGCGGCGCGCGCCCAGCCGGCCCTCGGGCAAGGCAGTGCCCGCCAGCCCCGCTGCTCGCCGCCCCCGTGAGGACTATCCGACCGTGCAGGCTTTTGTCGCCATCGGCGCCAACCTGGGTGACGCCCAGGCGGCCGTGAAAGCGGCGATGGAGGCGATCGACGGCATCGAGCGGACCCAGGTCACGGCGCGGTCGTCGCTCTACCGCAGTGCGCCGGTCGATGCGACCGGGCCCGACTTCATCAACGCCGTGGTGGCGGTGCGCACCGGCTTGACCGCCGAGGCGTTTCTTTCCGAGCTGCACTTGCTCGAAGACCAGGCAGGGCGCGAGAGGTCGTTTCCCAATGCGCCGCGCACGCTCGACCTCGACCTGCTGATGCATGGCAACTCGGTCAAGGACACGCCGGCGCTGACCCTGCCGCATCCGCGGATGCGCGAACGCGCCTTCGTGCTGAAGCCGCTGGCCGAGATAGCGCCGGACAAGGTGCCGCGCGTGGCGCTGTCTCGCGTTTCGTCGCAGGTCATCGAGCGAATTCGGGACTGA